From Pseudomonas hefeiensis, one genomic window encodes:
- the cysS gene encoding cysteine--tRNA ligase: MLTIYNTLTKSKEVFKPLDGNKVRMYVCGMTVYDYCHIGHGRSMVAFDLVTRWLRFSGYDLTYVRNITDIEDKIINRARENGEPYDALTERMIKAMHEDEARLNILKPDLEPRATDHIPGMLAMIQTLIDKGYAYAPGNGDVYYRVAKFMGYGKLSRKKIEDLRIGARIEVDESKQDPLDFVLWKAAKPGEPSWESPWGAGRPGWHIECSVMSTCCLGETFDIHGGGSDLEFPHHENEIAQSEAATGKTYANAWMHCGMIRINGEKMSKSLNNFFTIRDVLDKYHPEVVRYLLVSSHYRSAINYSEDNLKDAKGALERFYHALKGLPKVPAAGGEAFVARFTDVMNDDFGTPEACAVLFEMVREINRLRESDLNAAAGLAARLKELADVLGVLQLEADDFLQAGAEGRVDAAEVEALIQARLTARANKDWAESDRIRDQLTAMGVVLEDGKGGTTWRLAD; encoded by the coding sequence GTGCTTACGATCTACAACACGCTCACCAAGAGCAAAGAAGTTTTCAAGCCGCTGGACGGTAACAAGGTTCGCATGTACGTCTGCGGCATGACCGTGTACGACTACTGCCACATCGGCCATGGTCGCAGCATGGTCGCTTTCGACCTGGTGACCCGCTGGTTGCGTTTCAGCGGTTATGACCTGACCTACGTGCGCAACATCACCGACATCGAAGACAAGATCATCAACCGTGCCCGGGAAAACGGTGAGCCTTACGATGCGCTGACCGAACGCATGATCAAGGCCATGCACGAGGACGAGGCGCGCCTCAATATCCTCAAGCCGGACCTGGAGCCGCGTGCCACGGACCACATCCCAGGCATGCTGGCGATGATCCAGACCTTGATCGACAAGGGCTATGCCTACGCACCGGGCAACGGTGACGTGTACTACCGCGTCGCCAAGTTCATGGGCTACGGCAAACTGTCGCGCAAGAAAATCGAAGACTTGCGGATCGGCGCGCGCATCGAAGTCGACGAGTCGAAACAGGACCCGCTGGACTTCGTGCTGTGGAAAGCCGCCAAACCGGGCGAACCGAGCTGGGAGTCGCCGTGGGGCGCCGGACGTCCGGGCTGGCACATCGAATGCTCGGTGATGTCCACCTGCTGCCTGGGCGAGACCTTCGACATTCATGGCGGCGGCAGCGACCTGGAATTCCCGCACCACGAAAACGAAATCGCCCAAAGCGAAGCGGCCACCGGCAAGACCTACGCCAATGCGTGGATGCATTGCGGCATGATCCGCATCAACGGCGAGAAGATGTCCAAGTCCTTGAACAACTTCTTCACCATCCGCGACGTGCTCGACAAGTACCACCCGGAAGTCGTGCGTTACCTGCTGGTGTCCAGTCACTATCGCAGCGCCATCAACTATTCGGAAGACAATCTCAAGGACGCCAAGGGCGCCCTGGAGCGGTTCTACCACGCGTTGAAGGGCTTGCCGAAGGTGCCGGCCGCCGGTGGCGAAGCCTTTGTCGCGCGTTTCACCGACGTGATGAACGACGACTTCGGCACGCCGGAAGCCTGCGCGGTGCTGTTCGAGATGGTGCGCGAGATCAATCGTCTGCGTGAGAGCGATCTCAACGCGGCGGCGGGCTTGGCGGCGCGTCTGAAAGAGTTGGCTGACGTGCTGGGTGTGTTGCAGCTTGAGGCGGATGATTTCCTTCAGGCCGGTGCCGAAGGTCGCGTGGACGCCGCCGAGGTCGAGGCGTTGATCCAGGCACGCCTGACTGCGCGCGCCAACAAGGACTGGGCCGAATCCGACCGCATCCGCGACCAGCTCACTGCCATGGGCGTGGTGCTGGAAGACGGCAAGGGCGGGACGACCTGGCGTTTGGCTGACTGA
- a CDS encoding glutamine--tRNA ligase/YqeY domain fusion protein, giving the protein MSKPTVDPTSNSKTGPAVPVNFLRPIIQADLDSGKHTQIVTRFPPEPNGYLHIGHAKSICVNFGLAQEFGGVTHLRFDDTNPAKEDQEYIDAIESDVKWLGFEWAGEVRYASQYFDQLHDWAVELIKAGKAYVCDLTPEQAKEYRGSLTEPGKDSPFRDRSVEENLDLFARMRAGEFADGARVLRAKIDMASPNMNLRDPIMYRIRHAHHHQTGDKWCIYPNYDFTHGQSDAIEGITHSICTLEFESHRPLYEWFLEHLPVPAQPRQYEFSRLNLNYTITSKRKLKQLVDEKHVNGWDDPRMSTLSGFRRRGYTPKSIRNFCEMVGTNRSDGVVDFGMLEFSIRDDLDHSAPRAMCVLRPLKVVITNYPQDKVENLELPCHPKEDMGVRVLPFAREIYIDREDFMEEPPKGYKRLEPAGEVRLRGSYVIRADEAIKDADGNIVELHCSYDPETLGKNPEGRKVKGVVHWVPAAASVECEVRLYDRLFRSPNPEKAEDSASFLDNINPDSLQVLTGCRAEPSLGNAQPEDRFQFEREGYFCADIKDSKPGRPVFNRTVTLRDSWGQ; this is encoded by the coding sequence ATGAGCAAGCCCACTGTCGACCCTACCTCGAATTCCAAGACCGGCCCGGCCGTGCCGGTCAATTTCCTGCGCCCGATCATCCAGGCGGACCTGGATTCGGGTAAGCACACGCAGATCGTCACCCGCTTTCCGCCGGAGCCCAACGGCTACCTGCACATCGGTCACGCCAAGTCGATTTGCGTGAACTTCGGTCTGGCCCAGGAGTTTGGCGGCGTCACGCACTTGCGTTTTGACGACACCAACCCGGCCAAGGAAGACCAGGAGTACATCGACGCGATCGAAAGCGACGTTAAATGGCTGGGTTTTGAATGGGCCGGTGAGGTGCGCTATGCCTCGCAATATTTCGACCAGTTGCACGACTGGGCGGTGGAGCTGATCAAGGCCGGCAAGGCCTACGTGTGCGACCTGACCCCCGAGCAGGCCAAGGAGTACCGTGGCAGCCTGACCGAGCCGGGCAAGGACAGCCCGTTCCGTGATCGCAGTGTGGAGGAGAACCTGGACCTGTTCGCCCGCATGCGCGCCGGCGAATTCGCGGACGGCGCACGGGTGCTGCGCGCGAAGATCGACATGGCCTCGCCGAACATGAACCTGCGCGACCCGATCATGTACCGCATCCGTCATGCCCATCACCACCAGACCGGCGACAAATGGTGCATCTACCCCAACTATGACTTCACCCACGGTCAGTCGGACGCCATCGAAGGCATCACTCACTCGATCTGCACCCTGGAGTTCGAAAGCCACCGTCCTTTATACGAGTGGTTCCTGGAGCACCTGCCGGTGCCGGCTCAGCCGCGCCAGTACGAATTCAGCCGCCTGAACCTGAACTACACCATCACCAGCAAGCGCAAGCTCAAGCAACTGGTGGACGAAAAGCACGTCAACGGCTGGGATGACCCGCGCATGTCGACGCTGTCGGGTTTCCGTCGTCGTGGCTACACGCCAAAATCGATCCGCAACTTCTGCGAGATGGTCGGCACCAACCGTTCCGACGGCGTGGTGGACTTCGGCATGCTCGAATTCAGCATCCGCGACGACCTCGACCACAGCGCCCCACGCGCCATGTGCGTATTGCGTCCGTTGAAAGTGGTGATCACCAATTACCCGCAAGACAAAGTCGAGAACCTCGAGTTGCCTTGCCACCCGAAAGAAGACATGGGCGTGCGCGTTCTGCCGTTCGCTCGGGAAATCTATATCGACCGTGAAGACTTCATGGAAGAGCCGCCAAAAGGCTACAAACGCCTGGAGCCGGCCGGTGAAGTGCGCCTGCGCGGCAGCTACGTGATCCGCGCCGACGAAGCGATCAAGGACGCCGATGGCAACATCGTCGAACTGCATTGCTCGTACGATCCTGAGACCCTGGGCAAGAACCCGGAAGGTCGCAAGGTCAAGGGCGTGGTCCACTGGGTGCCGGCCGCTGCCAGCGTCGAGTGCGAAGTGCGCTTGTACGATCGCCTGTTCCGTTCGCCGAACCCTGAAAAGGCCGAGGACAGCGCCAGCTTCCTGGACAACATCAACCCTGACTCCCTGCAAGTACTCACTGGTTGTCGTGCCGAGCCTTCGCTGGGCAACGCACAGCCGGAAGACCGTTTCCAGTTCGAGCGTGAAGGTTACTTCTGCGCGGATATCAAGGACTCGAAACCCGGTCGTCCGGTATTCAACCGTACCGTGACCTTGCGCGATTCCTGGGGTCAGTGA
- a CDS encoding peptidylprolyl isomerase — MTQVKLTTNHGDIVLQLNAEKAPITVANFVEYVKAGHYENTVFHRVIGNFMIQGGGFEPGMKEKKDKRPSIQNEADNGLANEKYSVAMARTMEPHSASAQFFINVADNSFLNHSGKTTQGWGYAVFGKVVEGTDVVDKIKGVSTTSKAGHQDVPAEDVIIEKAEIIE, encoded by the coding sequence ATGACTCAAGTCAAACTGACCACCAACCACGGCGACATCGTCCTGCAACTGAACGCCGAGAAGGCACCGATCACCGTTGCCAACTTCGTTGAATACGTCAAGGCCGGCCACTACGAAAACACCGTTTTCCACCGTGTCATCGGTAATTTCATGATCCAGGGCGGCGGTTTCGAGCCCGGCATGAAAGAAAAGAAAGACAAGCGCCCGAGCATCCAGAACGAAGCCGACAACGGTCTGGCGAACGAGAAGTACAGCGTCGCCATGGCCCGTACCATGGAGCCGCATTCGGCTTCCGCGCAGTTCTTCATCAACGTGGCCGACAACAGCTTCCTGAACCACAGTGGCAAGACCACCCAGGGTTGGGGTTATGCGGTGTTCGGCAAAGTGGTTGAAGGCACCGACGTGGTCGACAAGATCAAAGGCGTGTCCACCACGTCCAAGGCCGGCCACCAGGACGTGCCAGCAGAAGACGTGATCATCGAGAAAGCCGAGATCATTGAGTGA
- a CDS encoding UDP-2,3-diacylglucosamine diphosphatase, which produces MILLISDLHLEEERPDITRAFLDLIATRARSAQALYILGDFFEAWIGDDAMTPFQRSICQALRELSDSGTAIFLMHGNRDFMLGQAFCKAAGCTLLKDPSVVQFNGEPVLLMHGDSLCTRDEGYMKLRRWLRNPVTLFILRNLPLASRRKLARKLRNESRTQTRMKANDIVDVTPEEIPRIMHEYGVKTLIHGHTHRPAIHKLQLGEHAARRIVLGDWDKQGWALQVDEQGFALAPFGFGNAQLALPSN; this is translated from the coding sequence GTGATACTGCTGATTTCAGATTTGCATCTGGAAGAGGAGCGCCCGGACATTACCCGGGCGTTTCTGGATTTGATCGCCACACGCGCCCGCTCGGCGCAAGCGTTGTACATTCTGGGCGACTTTTTTGAAGCCTGGATCGGCGACGATGCCATGACGCCGTTCCAGCGTTCCATCTGCCAGGCCCTGCGCGAATTGAGCGACAGTGGCACGGCCATTTTCCTGATGCACGGCAATCGCGACTTCATGCTGGGGCAGGCCTTCTGCAAAGCGGCCGGCTGCACCCTGCTCAAGGACCCCAGTGTCGTGCAGTTCAACGGCGAACCGGTGCTGCTGATGCACGGCGACAGCCTCTGCACCCGCGACGAAGGTTATATGAAATTGCGGCGCTGGCTGCGCAACCCGGTCACGCTGTTCATCCTGCGCAACCTGCCATTGGCCAGCCGCCGGAAACTGGCGCGCAAACTGCGCAACGAAAGCCGCACGCAGACGCGGATGAAAGCCAACGACATCGTCGACGTCACGCCGGAGGAAATTCCGCGGATCATGCACGAGTATGGCGTGAAGACCTTGATCCACGGCCACACCCATCGCCCGGCCATCCATAAGCTGCAACTGGGCGAACATGCCGCCCGGCGCATTGTGCTGGGCGATTGGGACAAGCAAGGCTGGGCGTTGCAGGTGGATGAACAGGGGTTTGCCCTGGCGCCGTTTGGTTTTGGCAATGCGCAGTTGGCGTTGCCAAGCAACTGA
- a CDS encoding DHA2 family efflux MFS transporter permease subunit — MSNNASFTPPSLLLSTIGLSLATFMQVLDTTIANVALPTISGNLGVSSEQGTWVITSFAVSNAIALPLTGWLSRRFGEVKLFLWATLLFVLASFLCGISTSMPELIGFRVLQGLVAGPLYPMTQTLLIAVYPPARRGMALALLAMVTVVAPIAGPILGGWITDSYSWPWIFFINVPIGIFAVMVVRQQLKARPVVTSHQPMDYVGLITLIIGVGALQVILDKGNDLDWFESNFIIMGAVISVIALAVFVIWEMTDRHPVVNLRLFAYRNFRIGTIVLVGGYAGFFGINLILPQWLQTQMGYTATWAGLAVAPIGILPVLMSPFVGKYAHKFDLRLLAGLAFLAIGLSCFMRAGFTNEVDFQHIALVQLFMGIGVALFFMPTLSILMSDLPPHQIADGAGLATFLRTLGGSFAASLTTWIWIRRADQHHAYLSESISTYEPATREALNQLGGASTPAYAQLDHILTSQAYMLSTVDYFTLLGWAFMGLIVLVWLAKPPFAAKAGPAASGH; from the coding sequence ATGAGCAATAACGCGTCCTTCACGCCGCCCAGCCTGTTGCTCAGCACCATCGGGCTGTCGTTGGCGACGTTCATGCAAGTGCTCGACACCACCATTGCCAACGTCGCCTTGCCGACCATTTCCGGCAACCTGGGTGTCAGTTCGGAGCAGGGCACCTGGGTGATCACCTCGTTCGCGGTGAGCAACGCCATCGCCTTGCCGCTGACCGGTTGGCTGAGTCGCCGCTTTGGTGAGGTGAAGCTGTTTTTGTGGGCAACCCTGCTGTTCGTGCTCGCCTCGTTTCTGTGCGGTATCTCCACGTCGATGCCGGAGCTGATCGGCTTTCGTGTCCTTCAGGGGCTGGTGGCCGGGCCTTTGTACCCGATGACCCAGACCTTGCTGATTGCCGTGTATCCGCCGGCCAGGCGCGGCATGGCCCTGGCGTTACTGGCGATGGTCACGGTGGTCGCGCCGATTGCCGGGCCGATCCTCGGCGGCTGGATCACCGACAGCTACAGCTGGCCATGGATTTTCTTCATCAACGTGCCCATCGGGATCTTCGCGGTGATGGTGGTGCGCCAGCAGCTGAAGGCGCGGCCGGTGGTCACCAGCCACCAGCCAATGGATTACGTGGGGTTGATCACGCTGATCATCGGAGTCGGTGCGCTCCAGGTGATTCTCGACAAGGGCAACGACCTGGACTGGTTCGAGTCGAACTTCATCATTATGGGTGCGGTCATCTCGGTCATTGCCCTGGCGGTGTTCGTGATCTGGGAAATGACCGACCGTCATCCGGTGGTCAATCTGCGGTTGTTCGCCTATCGCAACTTTCGCATCGGCACCATCGTGCTAGTGGGGGGCTACGCGGGGTTCTTCGGCATCAACCTGATCTTGCCGCAGTGGTTGCAGACCCAGATGGGCTACACCGCCACCTGGGCCGGGTTGGCGGTGGCGCCCATTGGCATCCTGCCGGTGCTGATGTCGCCCTTCGTCGGTAAATACGCCCACAAGTTCGACCTGCGTCTGCTGGCCGGGCTGGCGTTTCTGGCCATCGGCCTGAGCTGCTTCATGCGCGCCGGGTTCACCAACGAAGTGGATTTCCAGCACATTGCCCTGGTGCAATTGTTCATGGGTATCGGCGTGGCGCTGTTCTTCATGCCGACCTTGAGCATCCTGATGTCGGACCTGCCACCACACCAGATCGCCGACGGTGCCGGGCTTGCGACGTTCCTGCGCACCCTGGGCGGCAGCTTCGCCGCGTCCCTGACTACCTGGATCTGGATACGCCGGGCCGACCAGCACCATGCCTACCTGAGCGAAAGCATCAGCACCTATGAGCCGGCCACCCGCGAGGCGCTTAACCAGCTCGGTGGCGCGAGCACACCGGCTTATGCCCAGCTCGACCATATCCTCACCAGCCAGGCGTACATGCTCTCCACCGTGGATTACTTCACGCTGCTGGGGTGGGCGTTCATGGGGTTGATCGTGCTGGTGTGGCTGGCCAAGCCACCGTTTGCGGCGAAGGCGGGGCCTGCCGCCAGCGGCCATTGA
- a CDS encoding efflux RND transporter periplasmic adaptor subunit: MATAETTQPSETAQDSSNPRKRKLMLLGLALIVVLGGLGVWAWHELYGRWSESTDDAYVNGNVVEITPQVTGTVVSIGADDGDLVREGQVLVQFDPNDAEVGLQSAQANLARTVRQVRGLYSNVDGMRAQVKAQEAEVQKAQENYNRRKNLAAGGAISREELSHARDDLTSAQNALANARQQLKTSSALVDDTVVASHPDVQSAAAQLRQAFLTNARSTLIAPVTGYVAKRTVQLGQRVQPGTALMAVIPLDQLWIDANFKETQLRDMRIGQPVDIETDLYGSDVKYSGTVDSLGAGTGSAFALLPAQNATGNWIKIVQRVPVRIHINAQELAKHPLRVGLSTQVDVNLRDQSGPVLAQQPPKQASFSTQVYDRQLVDADAMITRLIHENSAAASKTAQR, encoded by the coding sequence ATGGCTACTGCCGAAACTACCCAACCCTCTGAAACTGCCCAGGACAGCAGCAACCCGCGCAAGCGCAAGCTGATGCTGCTGGGGCTGGCGCTGATTGTCGTCCTGGGGGGGCTGGGCGTCTGGGCCTGGCACGAACTGTATGGTCGCTGGAGCGAGAGCACCGACGACGCCTATGTGAACGGCAACGTCGTGGAAATCACGCCGCAAGTCACCGGCACCGTGGTGAGCATCGGTGCCGACGACGGCGACCTGGTTCGTGAAGGCCAGGTGCTGGTGCAGTTCGACCCGAACGACGCCGAGGTCGGGCTGCAAAGTGCCCAGGCCAACCTGGCCCGTACCGTGCGTCAGGTGCGGGGCTTGTACAGCAACGTCGATGGCATGCGGGCCCAGGTCAAAGCCCAGGAGGCCGAGGTACAGAAGGCCCAGGAGAACTACAACCGACGCAAGAATCTGGCGGCCGGCGGGGCCATTTCCCGGGAGGAACTGTCCCACGCCCGTGACGACTTGACCTCGGCGCAAAATGCGTTGGCCAACGCCAGGCAGCAACTCAAGACCTCCAGTGCCTTGGTGGATGACACCGTAGTGGCTTCCCATCCAGACGTGCAATCGGCCGCCGCGCAATTGCGCCAAGCCTTTCTGACCAACGCCCGCAGCACCTTGATCGCGCCGGTTACCGGGTACGTCGCCAAGCGCACGGTGCAGTTGGGCCAGCGGGTGCAGCCGGGCACGGCGCTGATGGCGGTGATTCCGCTGGATCAGTTATGGATTGACGCCAACTTCAAGGAAACCCAACTGCGAGACATGCGCATCGGCCAACCGGTGGACATCGAAACCGACCTCTATGGCAGCGACGTGAAGTACAGCGGCACCGTCGACAGTCTCGGTGCTGGCACCGGCAGCGCGTTTGCCTTGTTGCCAGCGCAAAACGCCACCGGCAACTGGATCAAGATCGTGCAGCGGGTGCCAGTGCGTATTCATATCAATGCCCAGGAACTGGCCAAGCATCCGCTGCGGGTCGGCCTGTCGACCCAGGTCGACGTCAACCTGCGGGACCAGAGTGGTCCGGTGCTGGCCCAGCAACCACCGAAACAAGCCTCTTTCAGCACCCAGGTCTATGACCGGCAACTGGTCGACGCCGACGCGATGATCACCCGGTTGATCCACGAAAACAGTGCTGCTGCCAGCAAGACCGCGCAGCGCTGA
- a CDS encoding efflux transporter outer membrane subunit, protein MSRKTLRSRISLVLLAMSLAGCASYSGLDTEGVSLEAQNLKAGQSLNGVTLSPASWPKSDWWKSLGDPQLDGLIHEALRDSPDMQIASARVHQASAAAYAANAARMPTLDASASVSRSRLARDQDPQGQGGAYSTLRSLGVDFNYNFDLWGGQRAAWEAALGQARAAEIDRQAARLTLAADVARAYSDLGQAHIIYDLASEDLKRTRQMLDLGKRRLSAGIDSEYQFQQTESLEASADASRIDAEKRLQSAKIALAVLLGKGPDRGNEIARPHVLQASAVALPSNLPAELLGRRPDLVAGRWRVEAAGKNIEAGKTNFYPNLNLSAAAGVQSLLGDAMFGSASRFFNVAPTVSLPIFDGGRLRADLDARDADYDLAVAQYNKSLVKALGDVSDTINQLRDIARQIAAQQHATDIAQNSYDTVVQRYGSGIGNYLDVLSIEQQLLQTQRQLANLNAEQIDLSIQLMQALGGGFEADTLASAAPASTTPNN, encoded by the coding sequence ATGAGTCGTAAAACCTTGCGTAGCCGAATCAGCCTGGTGTTGCTGGCCATGAGCCTGGCTGGTTGTGCCAGCTACAGCGGCCTGGACACCGAAGGCGTCAGCCTTGAGGCCCAAAACCTCAAGGCCGGGCAATCTCTCAACGGCGTGACGCTGTCGCCCGCTTCCTGGCCGAAAAGCGATTGGTGGAAAAGCCTCGGCGATCCACAACTCGACGGCTTGATCCACGAAGCGTTGCGCGACAGCCCGGACATGCAGATCGCCAGCGCCCGGGTGCATCAGGCCAGCGCCGCTGCCTACGCCGCCAATGCGGCGCGCATGCCGACCCTGGATGCCAGCGCCAGTGTCAGCCGTTCGCGCCTGGCCCGTGACCAGGACCCGCAAGGGCAGGGCGGGGCATACAGCACGCTGCGTTCGCTGGGCGTGGATTTCAATTACAACTTCGACCTCTGGGGCGGCCAGCGCGCCGCCTGGGAAGCGGCCCTGGGCCAGGCCCGCGCCGCCGAGATCGACCGGCAGGCCGCCCGCCTGACGCTCGCTGCTGACGTGGCCCGGGCCTACAGCGATCTGGGGCAGGCCCATATCATTTACGACCTGGCCTCTGAAGACCTCAAGCGCACCCGGCAAATGCTCGATCTGGGCAAGCGCCGCCTCAGCGCCGGGATCGACAGTGAATATCAGTTCCAGCAGACCGAAAGCCTGGAAGCCAGCGCCGATGCGAGCCGGATCGACGCGGAAAAACGCCTGCAAAGCGCAAAAATCGCCTTGGCGGTGTTGTTGGGCAAGGGGCCGGACCGCGGCAATGAAATTGCTCGCCCCCACGTGCTGCAAGCCAGCGCCGTCGCCCTGCCGTCGAACCTGCCGGCCGAATTGCTGGGCCGTCGTCCGGACCTGGTCGCGGGCCGCTGGCGAGTTGAGGCGGCGGGCAAGAACATTGAAGCCGGCAAGACGAATTTCTACCCCAACCTCAACCTGAGCGCGGCGGCGGGGGTGCAGTCGTTGTTGGGGGACGCGATGTTCGGTTCGGCCAGTCGCTTCTTCAACGTAGCGCCGACGGTGTCGCTGCCGATCTTCGACGGCGGGCGCTTGCGGGCGGACCTGGACGCCCGGGATGCCGATTACGACCTGGCGGTGGCGCAGTACAACAAGAGTCTGGTCAAGGCCCTTGGGGATGTCAGCGACACCATCAACCAGTTGCGCGACATCGCACGGCAGATCGCCGCGCAGCAACACGCCACCGATATCGCGCAGAACTCTTACGACACCGTGGTCCAGCGCTATGGCTCCGGCATCGGAAATTACCTGGACGTGCTGAGCATCGAGCAGCAATTGCTCCAGACCCAGCGCCAACTGGCCAACCTGAATGCCGAGCAGATCGACCTGTCGATCCAACTGATGCAGGCCCTGGGCGGTGGCTTCGAGGCCGACACCCTGGCTTCGGCCGCGCCGGCCTCCACCACGCCGAACAACTGA
- a CDS encoding MarR family winged helix-turn-helix transcriptional regulator: MKHFTPDDFHNCQLGMLLGRAALLKDRIIDTHMEPVGITAAQFKVLIIMAQHGIDTPVELCRYLSLDSGSMTRMVDRLEQKGFLIRQRSADDRRQVRLVLTEAGQALADRLPVIGADAMNQLAGAISREELQILEQILKKILLAAGDPITVLRLGGK, translated from the coding sequence ATGAAACATTTCACCCCGGACGATTTCCACAATTGCCAGCTCGGCATGCTGCTCGGCCGTGCCGCGCTGCTCAAGGACCGGATCATCGATACCCACATGGAACCCGTCGGCATCACCGCCGCGCAGTTCAAGGTGTTGATCATCATGGCCCAGCACGGCATCGATACGCCGGTCGAGCTGTGTCGGTACCTGTCCCTGGACAGCGGCTCGATGACACGAATGGTCGATCGCCTGGAGCAGAAAGGTTTCTTGATCCGCCAACGCTCGGCGGATGACCGTCGGCAGGTGCGACTGGTGCTGACCGAAGCCGGCCAGGCTCTGGCCGATCGTCTGCCTGTTATCGGTGCCGATGCCATGAACCAATTGGCCGGTGCGATCAGCCGTGAGGAGCTGCAAATCCTCGAACAAATTCTCAAGAAAATTCTGCTCGCCGCCGGTGATCCCATCACCGTGTTGCGGTTGGGGGGCAAATGA